The Elusimicrobiota bacterium sequence GGCGCCGGACCCGGACTGCGTGATGAAGCTCGCGCTCACGGTCCAGACCTGGCGTTTTTCTTCTCGGAGCGTTTGATAAAGGCGGGAGCTTTGACCGCCGCCCAAGGTCGCGGCCAGGACGTCCATGGACACCTGGTTCGGATCTTTGAGCGTGGGCCCGACGAACCCGATGGCCAGATAAGCCTGTTTGGCCGAGCGGCGGACCCAACGAATGTCGTTGTTTTCCGCCGGGGGCTCGATCAGGTTGGGCGCGGGCGGAAGCGCGGCGCGCGGCAAGGAGCCGAAGACCTCCTTGATTTTCTTTTCCACCGCTTTCCTCTTGACGTCGCCGACCACCACGACCACCATGTTGTTGGGAACGTAATAAAGCCGATGCTGTTCCACCATAAGGGACCGCGGCATGTCGGTGATGGTCTGAACCGAGCCGATCACCCGTTGGCGGTAGGGCGTCTTGGTGTAGAGGGCTTCGAGAAATCCGTCCCAGAGATCCGATTGGGGATCGTCGTTCCGCCGTTTAATTTCCTCCAGGATGACCTTGCGTTCTTTTTCGAACTCCGCCGGAGGGAACGCGGGTTTGAGCACGGACTGGGACAAGACCTCGAAGGCCTTCTCCCATTTGTCCGACGGCATATCGATGTGGTAATGCGTGGTTTCGCCGCCCGTCGCCGCGTTGATGGACCCCCCGTTCGATTCCACGATCTTCGAAATTTCGTTCGCCGAGATCTGGTCGGTCCCCTTGAAGATCATGTGTTCCAAGAAATGGGACACCCCCGACGTGGGGCCGGCCTCGTTGACGCCGCCGCAACGCACCCAGATTTGCAGGGACACCACCGGGGAGGCGTGATCCTCCACGACCACGGTTCGAAGGCCGTTGGGAAGAGTCTTCAAGGGGCTGGCGGCGTGAGCGCGCGCAGAGGCGATGGCCATGGGAAGGAGGGCGATCAGGGCAAGTCGAGCGGGGCGCACGCGCTCAGATCGCCGTGGTGACGAGGGTTTCCGTCGAGCTCACGCCCGGGACCGCGCGGATCATTTCGACCACGATGTGGGTCATGGAGGGAAGGTCTTCCGCCTCGATGTCCACCACCAGGTCCCAGCGGCCGTAAACAGCCGACACATGGGCAACGCCCTTGGTCTCTTTGATTTGTTTCAAAGTCGTTTTTTCCCGCCCCGCGTTCAACCGCACCAAAACCAAGCCCGTCACCATAAGTGCCTCCTAAGCGGATCCAGAAGTGCCGCCGTCAAAAAGACGGCGGAAAACCAATATCGCCCACCACCACCCGGCCCACGAACGCCCGGGCCCCGGGGAGAATCAAGCCCCGCTTGGGCCGCGCGAGGGTGACCGTGACCGCCGCCCGTACGGCCTCGCCCACAGGGCGTCCCCGGTCGGCGTCCAAACCCGAGGGAACATCCACCGACAAAATCCGTCGACCGGAAGCGTTCAGCCAAGCGATCATCGCCCGGTAGGGTTCCTCCAACGGCGGGCGAAGGCCCGTTCCCAGGAGAGCATCGACAAAACATCGCGACCCGCGGGTGAATCTTAGCAACTTTTCAGACCCGGAATAAACTGCCCAGTCGAGCCCCATGCGAGGAATCCCCGGCCAGAGCGCCGCGGCTTCAGGTTTGAAACGGTTCGTCGGGAGAGCCAAAACCACCCGCACCCGGCGGCCGGCCTTGGCCAGCCAACGCGACGCCACCAAACCATCCCCTCCGTTGTTGCCCGGCCCGCAAAAAACGGTCACGGGCCCGGGCCCAAGCCGCCAGGTTTCTTGGGCCACGGCCCGACCGGCATTTTCCATCAACGCCTGGGGAGAAATTCCAAATTCCGATGACGCCCGCCGATCCAACGCCCGCATTCGGGCCGAAGACACGGTCCCGCGTTGGGGAGAGCGCGTCACTCGGCCGGGGGAGGGGTGGCGCGCGCTTTTAAAAGATCCCGCGCGCCCAAATAGGCGTCCAGGATTCCGTATCCCCAAATGGCCAGGATCAAATACCAGAAGGTGTTGATGAACCCGCCTTCTCTTCCAGGACCGTCTCCACCATCCCGCGTACCTGTTCCGGAGAAACCTCCAGGCTCGCCGGAAGGAGCGCCGACAGAGAAACGGACATGGTTATCATGAACCCAAAAATGACGAGGAAGAAAAGGACCATCAAAATGACGCCCTTCACCTTTTCCTTGTTGTACAGTTGGCCCGCGCCGGGAGACACCAGCGCGGACAGCAGAACCGGGTAAAGAATTTCTTTCATAGGGTTTAACCTCGCCGCTTATTATAGGATTTTGTGGGCCGCCGGACCGCTTTCCGGGCCGCCCCGCTTAGGAACTTTCGGGCGGCCAGAAACGGTTGCGGCTCCCGCCCGCCCCGCAGGGACGCCAGCAAAATTTCCAGCCCCGACATCAGGTCCATGCGGTGCCCAACGGAAAGGAAGAGGGGCGCCTCGTAAGGCCGGGTGCGAACCACCAGCCCCACCGGCGATCCGCCTTCCTTGATAAAAACGTGCCCGCCCTCCAGCCCGGGCGGCGGATCCTCCCATTCGCCGAAATCGCAGACCGAAGAAACCCCGAAAGACGGCAGGTCCCAGCGAAGTCCGAGATGACAGGCGAGCCCGAACCCCCGACGATGGGCGACCCCGTCGCCCTCCACCATCAACGCGTCCGGCCGGACCGTCAAACGCCCCAGCGCCGCCTCGATCACGGGAACCAAGCGAAAACTTTCCAGCCCCGGAACAAACGGCATCAGAACCGAGGTCTCCACTTTCCCCCGGGCCCGTTTCAGCACGTCCAGAGTTGAAACCCGGAATACCACCGCCGCGGCCCGAAGGCGCCCGGGCTCCACCACCACGGCCGCGACAGTGCGGATCTCCCGCCAGTCCTTAAAAGCGGGCCGCCGATCCAACCGGGCCGCCAGGTCGGATTGAAGTCCTTCCGCCTGATCGAGGGACAAATTCCAAGAATGGTCCACGGAGGGTTTCACGCGTCCATTTTCTCTCATTCCCAAGACCGAGGCAAGCGGACGCCCCCCCTTGCGGGAAGGCGTTCCTGGGATTACACTGAAACGAGGGCATCCCATGACCGACACCAACGGGCTCGTTCGACGGCACGACCAGTACCAGTTCGAAGTCAAGCTGGCCTATGACCTTCATCCCCAGCATAAACGGGAATGTTACCGGGTGGACTCCTATTTTTTCATCCCGGAAAATCTCGACGTCAACGAATCCACCTACTCCAAAGACCAGTTTTACCGGGATCTTCTCCTCTACATCCGATTTCGCACCCCCGACTTCACCTTGAGCGCCCTCACCGACCTGAGCTCCGAACGTTCCCCCCTGATCGGCGTCGCGACCATCCTGGCGGCCTGCCGGGAGTTTCCCACGGGCGAGAAGGGGCACGCCTTGGACTACGAAATGAGACTGCTGGGGTGCGTATTCAAGAATTCCCTGCGCCTTCAAACCCGGGCCGTCGAAACGCTCCTCGACCCTTCCCTCACCGCACCGTCTCCGGAAGCCCTGGCCCAGGCCGAAGCCCTCCTCGGGGAATTCCTGGTCGAGGCCCCGCGGGTGTGTTCCCGCTTTCGGGAATTGCGGACGGCCTTTCAAAACCCTCTCCTGCCGAAGGGCCTGGCCGCCACCTACGCTTTTACCGATGAGCACATCAGCCTGTTGGTGGAGGAAAGCGCCCACGAAATTCTCCAGCGGATCCAAGACAGGACCGAGAGATCCTTCCGCCGGATGGCGTCGGAGCTGGCGATGCTCATCCAAAATGAAATGGCCCACCGTCGCCAATCGGGGTATCCCTCCCTGGGGGACGAAGGCCAGGAAAATGAAACCTTCATCTTTCGGCTCAGCGTGTTGAAAAAGTTCATCGGAAGCGCTTTGCATCTCACCGTCCGGATGCGGCAGGAGGGGCGCGGTCTGGAACATGTGCTGTTGGCCATGGGGGCGGGCCTGGCGATGCTTTTCGCCACGACGGTCGCGTTTTATTACCAACGCCTCTACGGAACCCTCTCCTTCGGCTTTTTCATCAGTTTGATCGTGGTCTACATGTTCAAAGATCGAATGAAGGCGCTTTCCCAAGCCCGCCTTCAGCACTGGCTGGCGAAA is a genomic window containing:
- a CDS encoding insulinase family protein, whose translation is MRPARLALIALLPMAIASARAHAASPLKTLPNGLRTVVVEDHASPVVSLQIWVRCGGVNEAGPTSGVSHFLEHMIFKGTDQISANEISKIVESNGGSINAATGGETTHYHIDMPSDKWEKAFEVLSQSVLKPAFPPAEFEKERKVILEEIKRRNDDPQSDLWDGFLEALYTKTPYRQRVIGSVQTITDMPRSLMVEQHRLYYVPNNMVVVVVGDVKRKAVEKKIKEVFGSLPRAALPPAPNLIEPPAENNDIRWVRRSAKQAYLAIGFVGPTLKDPNQVSMDVLAATLGGGQSSRLYQTLREEKRQVWTVSASFITQSGSGAFGVFAECPPEKVRSLPNDIYFLFNDVEFNGFKPEEVARAKAQLRSSWLFSQETYHGQASQWGFYTALGAPDMVTGYLKQLDAVKGEDLAKLLSQYTVGRTLAGVIVTPAEPAGR
- a CDS encoding Lrp/AsnC ligand binding domain-containing protein, which codes for MVTGLVLVRLNAGREKTTLKQIKETKGVAHVSAVYGRWDLVVDIEAEDLPSMTHIVVEMIRAVPGVSSTETLVTTAI
- a CDS encoding NAD(P)H-hydrate epimerase, encoding MSSARMRALDRRASSEFGISPQALMENAGRAVAQETWRLGPGPVTVFCGPGNNGGDGLVASRWLAKAGRRVRVVLALPTNRFKPEAAALWPGIPRMGLDWAVYSGSEKLLRFTRGSRCFVDALLGTGLRPPLEEPYRAMIAWLNASGRRILSVDVPSGLDADRGRPVGEAVRAAVTVTLARPKRGLILPGARAFVGRVVVGDIGFPPSF
- a CDS encoding endonuclease V codes for the protein MKPSVDHSWNLSLDQAEGLQSDLAARLDRRPAFKDWREIRTVAAVVVEPGRLRAAAVVFRVSTLDVLKRARGKVETSVLMPFVPGLESFRLVPVIEAALGRLTVRPDALMVEGDGVAHRRGFGLACHLGLRWDLPSFGVSSVCDFGEWEDPPPGLEGGHVFIKEGGSPVGLVVRTRPYEAPLFLSVGHRMDLMSGLEILLASLRGGREPQPFLAARKFLSGAARKAVRRPTKSYNKRRG